The Danio aesculapii chromosome 8, fDanAes4.1, whole genome shotgun sequence genome window below encodes:
- the LOC130234014 gene encoding H-2 class II histocompatibility antigen, E-B beta chain: MVEGKRQSDGYYDYIIGECIYSTSDYSNMVCLVSYSFNKVVDVQYNSSVGEFVGYTEQGVKFAENFNKNQAYLQQLKAEVNRVCRHNAQIFDSAVRDKAVLPKVTIKSVKQAEGKHPAMLLCSAYEFYPKKIKMYWLRDGKEVTSDVTSTMEMANGNWYYQIHSHLEYTPKSGEKIQCVVEHASSTQPITKVWNPHISESDRNKFAIGASGLVLGIIIAIAGLIYYKKKSTGRILVPN; encoded by the exons ctgatgGATATTACGACTACATTATAGGCGAATGCATATACAGCACCAGTGATTACAGTAATATGGTGTGTCTTGTATCATATTCCTTCAATAAAGTTGTGGATGTTCAGTACAACAGCTCTGTGGGGGAGTTTGTGGGGTACACTGAACAAGGAGTGAAATTTGCAGAGAACTTTAACAAAAACCAGGCATACCTGCAGCAACTGAAAGCTGAAGTGAACAGAGTTTGCAGACATAATGCTCAGATCTTTGACTCAGCTGTCCGTGATAAAGCAG TACTACCGAAGGTTACAATCAAGTCAGTGAAGCAGGCTGAAGGCAAACATCCAGCTATGTTGCTGTGCAGTGCATATGAATTCTaccctaaaaaaattaaaatgtactggcTGAGAGACGGTAAAGAGGTGACCTCAGATGTGACCTCCACTATGGAGATGGCTAATGGTAACTGGTACTATCAGATTCACTCTCACCTGGAATACACTCCCAAATCTGGAGAGAAGATCCAATGTGTGGTGGAGCATGCAAGCTCAACTCAACCTATTACTAAAGTATGGA ATCCACATATCTCTGAGTCTGACAGGAATAAATTTGCCATAGGAGCCTCGGGTCTGGTGCTGGGAATCATCATAGCGATTGCTGGACTCATTTACTACAAGAAGAAATCAACAG GGAGGATCCTGGTACCAAACTGA